In Alosa sapidissima isolate fAloSap1 chromosome 11, fAloSap1.pri, whole genome shotgun sequence, a single window of DNA contains:
- the LOC121723730 gene encoding uncharacterized protein LOC121723730 isoform X31, with protein sequence MACHVTGRSAYPDNWRSVVGQRSPGQWHQGDCGSPQYYKVDPKDCRGFLGVQDNNDPPKSEVMAFLKGKALECLRDLSVEDRCSAYLCWQLTALLCQMNGNVTGNDIAELLLCKETAKLRQEEESTVYDLVDIDGKAKRRAKGTLSVKAVDVSKPGDWSAASQRFRQLLCAGRAKEALEYAVQKALWGHAFRLASRMGTTELQRVVARFADSMEEGDPLRTLYQIESGRIPDVATRCGENWYTHLASVLTAVCPKDLRITTAKMMGESLRSKGMMEASHFCFVAAQIQVGTLYKVPLKVEIDPDQRTPLVLEATKVPLAFKKEVTAAKAEDPTLADMEASVPISAGPAQVPIPAPMTITVPLGKVKQSYADHYHLNNETGQCIKTTLSAQEVKAVSPAPDVEAAQSQSLIEQKLLKPAADSVTGTPSLRGVNTVDPGKMEAVSPPVTAAFTKDDAPSFKQEVMVATAEVPPLADMEASVPISAGPAQVPIPAPMTITVPLGKVKQSYADHYHLNNETGQCIKTTLPAQEVKAVSPAPDVEAAQSQPLIEQKLLEPAADSVTGTPSLRGVNTVDPGKMEAVSPPVTAASTKDDAPSFKQERAATAEDPPLADMEASMPASAGPAQVPIPAPMTITVPLGKVKQSYADHDHLNRPRGRYVDVFATSELTVQVAPPNMLDLMAPMAIPDLIEHQDETGQCIKTTLSAQEVMAVSPAPDVEAAQSQPLIEQKLLEPAADSVTGTPSLRGVNTVDPGKMEAVSPPVTAASTKDDAPSFKQEVMVATAEVPPLAYMEASVPISAGPAQVPIPAPMTITITLGKVKQSYADHYHLNNETGQCIKTTLPSQEVKAVSPALDVEAAQSQPLIEQKLLEPAADSVTGTPSLRGVNTVDPGKMEAVSPPVTAASTKDDAPSFKQEVMVATAEVPPLAYMEASVPISAGPAQVPIPAPMTITITLGKVKQSYADHYHLNNETGQCIKMTLPSQEVKAVSPAPDVEAAQSQPLIEQKLLEPAADSVTGTPSLRGVNTVDPGKMEAVSPPVTAASTKDDAPSFKQEVMVATAEVPPLAYMEASVPISAGPAQVPIPAPMTITITLGKVKQSYADHYHLNNETGQCIKTTLPAQEVKAVSPAPDVEAAQSQPLIEQKLLEPAADSVTGTPSLRGVNTVDPGKMEAVSPPVTAASTKDDAPSFKQERAATAEDPPLADMEASMPASAGPAQVPIPAPMTITVPLGKVKQSYADHDHLNRPRGRYVDVFATSELTVQVAPPNMLDVMAPMAIPDLIEHQDETGQCIKTTLSAQEVKAVSPAPDVEAAQSQPLIEQKLLEPAADSVTGTPSLRGVNTVDPGKMEAVSPPVTAASTKDDAPSFKQEVMVATAEVPPLAYMEASVPISAGPAQVPIPAPMTITITLGKVKQSYADHYHLNNETGQCIKTTLPSQEVKAVSPAPDVEAAQSQPLIEQKLLEPAADSVTGTPSLRGVNTVDPGKMEAVSPPVTAASTKDDAPSFKQEVMVATAEVPPLADMEASVPISAGPAQVPIPAPMTITVPLGKVKQSYADHYHLNNETGQCIKTTLPAQEVKAVSPAPDVEAAQSQPLIEQKLLEPAADSVTGTPSLRGVNTVDPGKMEAVSPPVTAASTKDDAPSFKQERAATAEDPPLADMEASMPASAGPAQVPIPAPMTITVPLGKVKQSYADHDHLNRPRGRYVDVFATSELTVQVAPPNMLDVMAPMAIPDLIEHQDETGQCIKTTLSAQEVMAVSPAPDVEAAQSQPLIEQKLLEPAADSVTGTPSLRGVNTVDPGKMEAVSPPVTAASTKDDAPSFKQEVMVATAEVPPLADMEASVPISAGPAQVPIPAPMTITVTLGKVKQSYADHYHLNNETGQCIKTTLPAQEVKAVSPAPDVEAAQSQPLIEQKLLEPAADSVTGTPSLRGVNTVDPGKMEPVSPPVTAASTKDDAPSFKQEETAATAEDPPLADMEAPQLQTLIDPLPVNTPKQPHVAPGSMKAVSLQVKTACTKNDELSFKRYCRGWLSWIIPRKKEAHLPDDKNKSIFWDESKQKWVDRNEPEEKTKAVPPPPMGPPLMPPRNTGSPTGSGGPSTALSTNGPPVNMFRRIGNKNRYVDIMKPSGDNTKPLESFVSPSMLTLWTPVVKTNIFNPAQVSAGDMVESVTQPCPPLAELSRPPTETETVHDPA encoded by the exons GTCTACGATTTGGTAGATATAGATGGCAAGGCAAAGCGTAGGGCTAAGGGGACCCTTAGTGTAAAGGCTGTAGATGTCAGCAAACCTGGCGACTGGAGCGCCGCATCACAGCGCTTCAGGCAGTTGCTCTGTGCTGGCAGGGCAAAG GAGGCACTGGAATACGCTGTCCAGAAGGCGTTGTGGGGCCATGCCTTTCGACTGGCAAGCAGGATGGGCACCACAGAACTGCAAAGAGTTGTGGCAAG ATTTGCTGATTCTATGGAGGAGGGTGATCCCCTGAGGACTCTATATCAGATAGAGTCTGGAAGAATACCAGACGTTGCCACG CGTTGTGGTGAAAACTGGTACACTCATCTGGCCTCTGTTTTGACTGCGGTGTGTCCGAAAGATCTACGGATCACAACAGCAAAAATGATGGGAGAAAGCTTGA GATCGAAGGGCATGATGGAAGCATcccatttttgttttgtggcTGCTCAGATCCAGGTGGGCACACTATATAAAGTGCCATTAAAAGTTGAAATTGACCCTGACCAAAG AACTCCTCTTGTTCTAGAAGCAACGAAGGTTCCACTAGCTTTCAAG AAGGAGGTGACGGCGGCAAAAGCCGAAGATCCTACTCTCGCTGACATGGAGGCTTCAGTGCCTATCTCTGCAGGGCCAGCACAAGTGCCCATCCCAGCACCAATGACCATTACCGTCCCATTGGGAAAAGTGAAGCAGTCATATGCTGACCACTATCATCTGaata ATGAGACTGGACAGTGCATAAAAACGACTCTGTCTGCTCAG GAGGTGAAGGCTGTCTCTCCTGCTCCTGATGTGGAGGCTGCTCAATCACAGTCTCTGATAGAGCAGAAGCTTCTGAAACCAGCTGCTGATAGTGTCACTGGCACTCCATCACTCAGAGGAGTGAACACTGTGGATCCTGGCAAGATGGAGGCAGTGAGTCCTCCAGTAACAGCTGCCTTCACTAAGGATGACGCACCATCCTTTAAG CAGGAGGTGATGGTGGCAACTGCTGAAGTTCCTCCTCTCGCTGACATGGAGGCTTCAGTGCCCATCTCTGCAGGGCCAGCACAAGTGCCCATCCCAGCACCAATGACCATTACCGTCCCATTGGGAAAAGTGAAGCAGTCATATGCTGACCACTATCATCTGaata ATGAGACTGGACAGTGCATAAAAACGACTCTGCCTGCTCAG GAGGTGAAGGCTGTCTCTCCTGCTCCTGATGTGGAAGCTGCCCAGTCACAGCCTCTGATAGAGCAGAAGCTTCTGGAACCAGCTGCTGATAGTGTCACTGGCACTCCATCACTCAGAGGAGTGAACACTGTGGATCCTGGCAAGATGGAGGCAGTGAGTCCTCCAGTAACAGCTGCTTCCACCAAGGATGACGCACCATCCTTTAAG caggagagagcagcAACAGCCGAAGATCCTCCTCTCGCTGACATGGAGGCTTCAATGCCCGCCTCTGCAGGGCCAGCACAAGTGCCCATCCCAGCACCAATGACCATTACCGTCCCATTGGGAAAAGTGAAGCAGTCATATGCTGACCACGATCATCTGaata GGCCCAGGGGGAGGTATGTGGATGTATTTGCAACATCAGAGCTGACAGTGCAAGTCGCTCCACCCAACATGCTGGACCTCATGGCACCAATGGCCATTCCTGACCTCATAGAACATCAAG ATGAGACTGGACAGTGCATAAAAACGACTCTGTCTGCTCAG GAGGTGATGGCTGTCTCTCCTGCTCCTGATGTGGAGGCTGCTCAATCACAGCCTCTGATAGAGCAGAAGCTTCTGGAACCAGCTGCTGATAGTGTCACTGGCACTCCATCACTCAGAGGAGTGAACACTGTGGATCCTGGCAAGATGGAGGCAGTGAGTCCTCCAGTAACAGCTGCCTCCACTAAGGATGATGCACCATCCTTTAAG CAGGAGGTGATGGTGGCAACTGCTGAAGTTCCTCCTCTCGCTTACATGGAGGCTTCAGTGCCCATCTCTGCAGGGCCAGCACAAGTGCCCATCCCAGCACCAATGACCATTACCATCACATTGGGAAAAGTGAAGCAGTCATATGCTGACCACTATCATCTGaata ATGAGACTGGACAGTGCATAAAAACGACTCTGCCTTCTCAG GAGGTGAAGGCTGTCTCTCCTGCTCTTGATGTGGAGGCTGCCCAGTCACAGCCTCTGATAGAGCAGAAGCTTCTGGAACCAGCTGCTGATAGTGTCACTGGCACTCCATCACTCAGAGGAGTGAACACTGTGGATCCTGGCAAGATGGAGGCAGTGAGTCCTCCAGTAACAGCTGCCTCCACTAAGGATGATGCACCATCCTTTAAG CAGGAGGTGATGGTGGCAACTGCTGAAGTTCCTCCTCTCGCTTACATGGAGGCTTCAGTGCCCATCTCTGCAGGGCCAGCACAAGTGCCCATCCCAGCACCAATGACCATTACCATCACATTGGGAAAAGTGAAGCAGTCATATGCTGACCACTATCATCTGaata ATGAGACTGGACAGTGCATAAAAATGACTCTGCCTTCTCAG GAGGTGAAGGCTGTCTCTCCTGCTCCTGATGTGGAGGCTGCCCAGTCACAGCCTCTGATAGAGCAGAAGCTTCTGGAACCAGCTGCTGATAGTGTCACTGGCACTCCATCACTCAGAGGAGTGAACACTGTGGATCCTGGCAAGATGGAGGCAGTGAGTCCTCCAGTAACAGCTGCCTCCACTAAGGATGATGCACCATCCTTTAAG CAGGAGGTGATGGTGGCAACTGCTGAAGTTCCTCCTCTCGCTTACATGGAGGCTTCAGTGCCCATCTCTGCAGGGCCAGCACAAGTGCCCATCCCAGCACCAATGACCATTACCATCACATTGGGAAAAGTGAAGCAGTCATATGCTGACCACTATCATCTGaata ATGAGACTGGACAGTGCATAAAAACGACTCTGCCTGCTCAG GAGGTGAAGGCTGTCTCTCCTGCTCCTGATGTGGAAGCTGCCCAGTCACAGCCTCTGATAGAGCAGAAGCTTCTGGAACCAGCTGCTGATAGTGTCACTGGCACTCCATCACTCAGAGGAGTGAACACTGTGGATCCTGGCAAGATGGAGGCAGTGAGTCCTCCAGTAACAGCTGCTTCCACCAAGGATGACGCACCATCCTTTAAG caggagagagcagcAACAGCCGAAGATCCTCCTCTCGCTGACATGGAGGCTTCAATGCCCGCCTCTGCAGGGCCAGCACAAGTGCCCATCCCAGCACCAATGACCATTACCGTCCCATTGGGAAAAGTGAAGCAGTCATATGCTGACCACGATCATCTGaata GGCCCAGGGGGAGGTATGTGGATGTATTTGCAACATCAGAGCTGACAGTGCAAGTCGCCCCACCCAACATGCTGGACGTCATGGCACCAATGGCCATTCCTGACCTCATAGAACATCAAG ATGAGACTGGACAGTGCATAAAAACGACTCTGTCTGCTCAG GAGGTGAAGGCTGTCTCTCCTGCTCCTGATGTGGAGGCTGCTCAATCACAGCCTCTGATAGAGCAGAAGCTTCTGGAACCAGCTGCTGATAGTGTCACTGGCACTCCATCACTCAGAGGAGTGAACACTGTGGATCCTGGCAAGATGGAGGCAGTGAGTCCTCCAGTAACAGCTGCCTCCACTAAGGATGATGCACCATCCTTTAAG CAGGAGGTGATGGTGGCAACTGCTGAAGTTCCTCCTCTCGCTTACATGGAGGCTTCAGTGCCCATCTCTGCAGGGCCAGCACAAGTGCCCATCCCAGCACCAATGACCATTACCATCACATTGGGAAAAGTGAAGCAGTCATATGCTGACCACTATCATCTGaata ATGAGACTGGACAGTGCATAAAAACGACTCTGCCTTCTCAG GAGGTGAAGGCTGTCTCTCCTGCTCCTGATGTGGAGGCTGCCCAGTCACAGCCTCTGATAGAGCAGAAGCTTCTGGAACCAGCTGCTGATAGTGTCACTGGCACTCCATCACTCAGAGGAGTGAACACTGTGGATCCTGGCAAGATGGAGGCAGTGAGTCCTCCAGTAACAGCTGCCTCCACTAAGGATGATGCACCATCCTTTAAG CAGGAGGTGATGGTGGCAACTGCTGAAGTTCCTCCTCTCGCTGACATGGAGGCTTCAGTGCCCATCTCTGCAGGGCCAGCACAAGTGCCCATCCCAGCACCAATGACCATTACCGTCCCATTGGGAAAAGTGAAGCAGTCATATGCTGACCACTATCATCTGaata ATGAGACTGGACAGTGCATAAAAACGACTCTGCCTGCTCAG GAGGTGAAGGCTGTCTCTCCTGCTCCTGATGTGGAAGCTGCCCAGTCACAGCCTCTGATAGAGCAGAAGCTTCTGGAACCAGCTGCTGATAGTGTCACTGGCACTCCATCACTCAGAGGAGTGAACACTGTGGATCCTGGCAAGATGGAGGCAGTGAGTCCTCCAGTAACAGCTGCTTCCACCAAGGATGACGCACCATCCTTTAAG caggagagagcagcAACAGCCGAAGATCCTCCTCTCGCTGACATGGAGGCTTCAATGCCCGCCTCTGCAGGGCCAGCACAAGTGCCCATCCCAGCACCAATGACCATTACCGTCCCATTGGGAAAAGTGAAGCAGTCATATGCTGACCACGATCATCTGaata GGCCCAGGGGGAGGTATGTGGATGTATTTGCAACATCAGAGCTGACAGTGCAAGTCGCCCCACCCAACATGCTGGACGTCATGGCACCAATGGCCATTCCTGACCTCATAGAACATCAAG ATGAGACTGGACAGTGCATAAAAACGACTCTGTCTGCTCAG GAGGTGATGGCTGTCTCTCCTGCTCCTGATGTGGAGGCTGCTCAATCACAGCCTCTGATAGAGCAGAAGCTTCTGGAACCAGCTGCTGATAGTGTCACTGGCACTCCATCACTCAGAGGAGTGAACACTGTGGATCCTGGCAAGATGGAGGCAGTGAGTCCTCCAGTAACAGCTGCCTCCACTAAGGATGATGCACCATCCTTTAAG CAGGAGGTGATGGTGGCAACTGCTGAAGTTCCTCCTCTCGCTGACATGGAGGCTTCAGTGCCCATCTCTGCAGGGCCAGCACAAGTGCCCATCCCAGCACCAATGACCATTACCGTCACATTGGGAAAAGTGAAGCAGTCATATGCTGACCACTATCATCTGaata ATGAGACTGGACAGTGCATAAAAACGACTCTGCCTGCTCAG GAGGTGAAGGCTGTCTCTCCTGCTCCTGATGTGGAGGCTGCCCAGTCACAGCCTCTGATAGAGCAGAAGCTTCTGGAACCAGCTGCTGATAGTGTCACTGGCACTCCATCACTCAGAGGAGTGAACACTGTGGATCCTGGCAAGATGGAGCCAGTGAGTCCTCCAGTAACAGCTGCTTCCACCAAGGATGACGCACCATCCTTTAAG CAGGAGGAGACAGCAGCAACTGCCGAAGATCCTCCTCTCGCTGACATGGAGGCTCCACAGTTACAGACTCTCATTGATCCGTTGCCGGTGAATACTCCGAAGCAGCCTCATGTTGCTCCTGGCAGCATGAAGGCAGTGAGTCTTCAAGTGAAGACTGCTTGCACCAAGAATGACGAACTATCCTTTAAG AGATATTGTAGGGGTTGGCTCTCGTGGATAATTCCTCGAAAGAAAGAAGCTCATCTCCCTGATGACAAAAACAAATCT ATTTTTTGGGATGAGTCTAAACAAAAATGGGTGGATCGGAATGAACCAGAGGAAAAG ACCAAAGCcgtcccaccaccacccatgggCCCTCCACTGATGCCCCCCAGGAACACAGGCAGTCCAACAGGAAGTGGTGGTCCATCTACTGCACTCTCCACCAATGGACCACCAGTCAACATGTTCCGAAGAATTG GAAATAAGAACCGATATGTTGACATCATGAAACCAAGTGGAGACAACACTAAGCCTTTGGAGTCTTTCGTTTCACCAAGCATGCTGACCCTGTGGACTCCTGTGGTCAAGACAAATATATTCAACCCAGCTCAAG TGAGTGCAGGGGATATGGTTGAAAGCGTTACACAGCCTTGTCCACCTTTGGCTGAGCTCTCAAGACCCCCTACTGAGACTGAG ACTGTGCATGACCCTGCTTAG